The following proteins come from a genomic window of Montipora capricornis isolate CH-2021 chromosome 9, ASM3666992v2, whole genome shotgun sequence:
- the LOC138015690 gene encoding uncharacterized protein, with the protein MPESSTNVEPKGKKDNLKRRNVASTAEHIEANVEVVDGAVGAKTDLQELTASLKQGFAQMSHDLSKTIAESFKLFQSELEIQYEDIAGVEQEETPQTANDHEVNGEPPAKKKKDTKTTSIEEAVTKLTDSAGAQETPSNEGNFEVLNSLKQELKKEETGPRVNAELANVVNAMVKEGLPEEKLQEKLNKYHRPENCESLTKVRVNQSIWDHLTPAVRSQDVRLQKVQTSIFKGMCALTTMIDKCQDHILSLQNENDQLQLATDALALFANANSELNQRRRELIKPDLHDEYKHLCSSSLAITDQLFGDDLPKQVKELTEVNRVGKKLSTHTGRSTAKPDYRRHNLYAHGRGRPRYQQYRKPFLGSWKNDHKHPPTFKRKKEGKST; encoded by the coding sequence ATGCCTGAAAGTTCGACTAATGTTGAGCCTAAGGGCAAGAAAGACAACTTAAAACGGAGAAATGTGGCTTCTACAGCCGAACATATCGAAGCGAATGTTGAAGTTGTTGATGGCGCCGTTGGCGCCAAAACTGACCTACAAGAGTTGACTGCTTCTTTGAAACAAGGATTTGCCCAGATGTCTCACGATTTATCTAAGACCATTGCCGAGTCTTTTAAACTGTTCCAGTCAGAATTGGAAATACAGTACGAAGACATAGCGGGCGTAGAACAGGAGGAAACTCCTCAGACCGCGAATGACCACGAGGTCAACGGGGAGCCCCctgcgaagaagaagaaagatacTAAAACTACAAGCATCGAGGAAGCTGTGACAAAGCTAACTGATTCAGCCGGGGCTCAGGAAACGCCTTCTAATGAAGGAAATTTTGAAGTGCTTAATAGCTTAAAGCAAGAGCTAAAGAAAGAGGAAACGGGTCCAAGAGTTAATGCAGAGCTGGCCAATGTGGTTAACGCCATGGTCAAAGAGGGCCTGCCGGAGGAGAAActtcaggaaaaactgaatAAGTATCACAGACCAGAGAACTGTGAGTCGTTGACAAAAGTccgagtaaaccaatcaatatGGGATCATTTAACTCCAGCAGTTCGATCGCAAGATGTTAGACTGCAAAAGGTGCAGACATCCATCTTCAAGGGAATGTGTGCATTGACTACTATGATCGACAAATGCCAAGATCATATCCTGTCGCTTCAAAATGAAAACGACCAGTTGCAATTGGCAACAGATGCACTAGCTTTGTTTGCTAATGCAAATAGCGAACTAAACCAACGCCGAAGAGAATTGATTAAACCTGACCTGCACGACGAATATAAACACCTTTGCTCTTCGTCGCTGGCAATCACCGACCAATTATTTGGCGATGATCTCCCTAAACAGGTGAAAGAGTTGACCGAGGTCAACCGCGTTGGTAAGAAACTGTCTACGCACACTGGAAGATCAACGGCTAAGCCTGACTATCGCAGGCACAATCTTTATGCTCATGGCCGTGGACGCCCAAGATACCAACAATACAGGAAGCCTTTTTTGGGCTCGTGGAAAAACGACCACAAACATCCTCCGACTTTCAAGAGGAAGAAGGAGGGGAAGTCCACGTGA
- the LOC138014988 gene encoding transmembrane protein 187-like produces MMFLSAFLCVLIPLLSAFAFVKTFSVFERANVELGFHHYAEKADPDTIFKMPANAVVNLGYGMVGLYWLRRANKQRHKLKDEAFFFYVFAWMSLFYGFVQFGRIVTQTRSFAILDQWFTLPFFAWIVCWNEFMYRGYWQTPRFLSIMRISVLSYFAVLFHDFAFEAVLGLHILTGVVYSLRTQFKPDLGTHKSCVFLYLALISCAGFVVLKLSDHYLARYSLFQTLTGHFWSKVCDVTQIHFAASFFNNLGAQGIKEKN; encoded by the coding sequence ATGATGTTCCTTTCAGCGTTTCTTTGTGTTCTAATTCCGCTGTTATCAGCTTTTGCTTTTGTAAAGACTTTCTCGGTCTTCGAACGCGCAAACGTTGAACTTGGTTTCCACCATTACGCAGAGAAAGCCGACCCTGACACCATTTTCAAAATGCCAGCTAATGCTGTTGTTAACTTAGGTTATGGCATGGTTGGATTGTACTGGCTGCGAAGAGCAAACAAGCAAAGACACAAATTGAAAGATGAAGCTTTCTTTTTTTACGTGTTTGCTTGGATGTCCCTATTTTATGGATTTGTTCAATTCGGACGAATCGTTACTCAAACTCGCTCATTTGCGATCTTGGATCAATGGTTTACCCTGCCATTTTTTGCTTGGATCGTCTGCTGGAACGAGTTCATGTATCGAGGATATTGGCAAACCCCTCGTTTCCTGTCTATAATGCGTATTTCTGTGTTGAGTTATTTCGCGGTTTTATTTCACGATTTTGCCTTTGAAGCCGTACTCGGGCTTCACATCTTAACTGGTGTGGTATATTCTCTCCGAACACAATTCAAACCCGATCTTGGAACTCATAAGTCGTGTGTTTTCCTCTATCTTGCACTTATCTCTTGCGCTGGATTTGTTGTCTTAAAACTCTCTGATCACTATTTGGCTCGTTACTCGTTGTTCCAAACACTCACTGGACATTTTTGGTCCAAAGTTTGTGATGTTACACAAATTCACTTTGCTGCAAGTTTCTTTAACAATTTAGGAGCTCAAGGTATTAAGGAGAAAAACTAA
- the LOC138014987 gene encoding ELMO domain-containing protein 2-like isoform X1 gives MNKGSEEIMAEFWEYLSFFFWYRRLVKLLLHLSTGQCELQRICYKRKCGAPRTAQVEKSLRQSRKKELRELVDRAGVNIQDAVALIITLKNINRAQETGFADSMVICLKQICGYSDLCCEVEKLREESYSSNDPSHEERLMQLWKLMMPNTELKERISKQWGDIGFQGTDPQTDFRGMGVLALDNLQFFASKHTAAARKVLSHSHHPHFWFSYAIAGINITALALQLLNKGILRNHFYNSKQDRPRVADFHQVYCYLFFEFSNFWISEEPESIMEFSRVRDKFAEKMTELLRNTNVTLELSYNSVTCDEASLSSVSTLSAEQL, from the exons ATG AACAAAGGAAGTGAAGAAATAATGGCAGAATTTTGGGagtatctttcttttttcttttggtatCGGCGACTGGTCAAGCTTCTGCTTCATTTATCAACTGGTCAGTGTGAGCTACAGAGAATCTGCTACAAGAGAAAGTGCGGAGCACCAAGGACTGCTCAAGTTG AAAAATCATTGAGGCAGTCCAGAAAAAAG GAACTTAGAGAGCTTGTGGATAGAGCTGGTGTTAATATTCAAGATGCAGTTGCATTAATAATCACCTTGAAGAACATAAACAGAGCGCAAGAAACTGG GTTTGCTGATTCCATGGTTATTTGCCTGAAGCAGATATGTGGTTATTCAGACCTCTGCTGTGAAGTAGAGAAACTGAGAGAAGAGTCATATTCATCAAATGATCCTTCTCATGAGGAAAGACTCATGCAA ttgtggAAGTTGATGATGCCAAACACTGAATTGAAGGAGAGAATTTCCAAACAGTGGGGAGATATTGGTTTTCAAGGAACAGATCCTCAGACAGACTTCAGAGGAATGG gtgTGCTTGCCCTTGATAACTTACA attttttgcATCAAAACACACTGCAGCAGCAAGAAAAGTTTTATCCCATTCTCATCACCCTCATTTCTG gTTTTCATATGCCATCGCAGGTATCAACATCACTGCATTAGCTTTACAGCTTCTCAACAAAGGGATTCTCAGGAACCACTTTTACAACTCTAAACAGGATAGACCTAGAGTTGCTGATTTTCATCAGGTTTATT GTTACCTGTTTTTTGAGTTCAGCAATTTTTGGATTAGTGAGGAGCCTGAAAGCATTATGGAGTTTAGTCGAGTAAGAGACAAGTTTGCAGAGAAGATGACAGAACTTCTCAGGAACACTAATGTTACTCTAGAATTGAGTTACAACTCTGTTACGTGTGATGAAGCATCTCTTTCGTCTGTTTCTACTTTAAGTGCAGAACAACTTTAG
- the LOC138014987 gene encoding ELMO domain-containing protein 2-like isoform X2: MAEFWEYLSFFFWYRRLVKLLLHLSTGQCELQRICYKRKCGAPRTAQVEKSLRQSRKKELRELVDRAGVNIQDAVALIITLKNINRAQETGFADSMVICLKQICGYSDLCCEVEKLREESYSSNDPSHEERLMQLWKLMMPNTELKERISKQWGDIGFQGTDPQTDFRGMGVLALDNLQFFASKHTAAARKVLSHSHHPHFWFSYAIAGINITALALQLLNKGILRNHFYNSKQDRPRVADFHQVYCYLFFEFSNFWISEEPESIMEFSRVRDKFAEKMTELLRNTNVTLELSYNSVTCDEASLSSVSTLSAEQL, translated from the exons ATGGCAGAATTTTGGGagtatctttcttttttcttttggtatCGGCGACTGGTCAAGCTTCTGCTTCATTTATCAACTGGTCAGTGTGAGCTACAGAGAATCTGCTACAAGAGAAAGTGCGGAGCACCAAGGACTGCTCAAGTTG AAAAATCATTGAGGCAGTCCAGAAAAAAG GAACTTAGAGAGCTTGTGGATAGAGCTGGTGTTAATATTCAAGATGCAGTTGCATTAATAATCACCTTGAAGAACATAAACAGAGCGCAAGAAACTGG GTTTGCTGATTCCATGGTTATTTGCCTGAAGCAGATATGTGGTTATTCAGACCTCTGCTGTGAAGTAGAGAAACTGAGAGAAGAGTCATATTCATCAAATGATCCTTCTCATGAGGAAAGACTCATGCAA ttgtggAAGTTGATGATGCCAAACACTGAATTGAAGGAGAGAATTTCCAAACAGTGGGGAGATATTGGTTTTCAAGGAACAGATCCTCAGACAGACTTCAGAGGAATGG gtgTGCTTGCCCTTGATAACTTACA attttttgcATCAAAACACACTGCAGCAGCAAGAAAAGTTTTATCCCATTCTCATCACCCTCATTTCTG gTTTTCATATGCCATCGCAGGTATCAACATCACTGCATTAGCTTTACAGCTTCTCAACAAAGGGATTCTCAGGAACCACTTTTACAACTCTAAACAGGATAGACCTAGAGTTGCTGATTTTCATCAGGTTTATT GTTACCTGTTTTTTGAGTTCAGCAATTTTTGGATTAGTGAGGAGCCTGAAAGCATTATGGAGTTTAGTCGAGTAAGAGACAAGTTTGCAGAGAAGATGACAGAACTTCTCAGGAACACTAATGTTACTCTAGAATTGAGTTACAACTCTGTTACGTGTGATGAAGCATCTCTTTCGTCTGTTTCTACTTTAAGTGCAGAACAACTTTAG